From Sardina pilchardus chromosome 9, fSarPil1.1, whole genome shotgun sequence, a single genomic window includes:
- the adipor1a gene encoding adiponectin receptor protein 1a, translated as MSARNGSASDADCQISEDCRVPADLELMELGPLLEGANQPGGGKSIAAEGSACVAEEDEDDDEVGEVLTLPLQAHHAMEKMEEFVHKVWEGRWRVIPFHVLPEWLKDNDYLLHGHRPPMPSFRACFGSIFRIHTETGNIWTHLLGLILFICLGTLTMLRPNVYFMAPLQEKVVFGMFFLGAVLCLSFSWLFHTVYCHSEKVSRTFSKLDYSGIALLIMGSFVPWLYYSFYCSPQPRLIYLTIVCVLGIAAIVVAQWDRFSTPRHRPTRAGVFMGLGLSGIVPTMHFTIEEGFVKATTVGQMGWFYLMGAMYITGAGLYAARIPERYFPGKCDILFHSHQIFHVLVVAAAFIHFYGVSNLQEFRYGLEGGCTDDTLL; from the exons ATGTCCGCCCGCAACGGGTCTGCCAGCGACGCAGACTGCCAGATCTCCGAGGACTGCCGCGTCCCCGCCGAcctggagctgatggagctgggGCCCCTGCTGGAGGGGGCCAACCAGCCTGGGGGGGGCAAGAGCATCGCCGCCGAG ggGTCGGCCTGTGTggcggaggaggatgaggacgaTGACGAGGTGGGGGAGGTGCTCACACTGCCCCTGCAGGCACATCACGCcatggagaagatggaggagtttgtgcacaag gtgtgggaGGGGCGCTGGCGTGTGATCCCGTTCCACGTGCTGCCGGAGTGGCTGAAGGATAACGACTACCTGCTGCACGGCCACCGCCCCCCCATGCCCTCCTTCAGAGCCTGCTTTGGCTCCATCTTCAGGATCCACACCGAGACCGGCAACATCTGGACTCACCtgctgg ggctgatcCTGTTCATCTGCCTGGGCACCCTGACGATGCTGAGGCCCAACGTGTACTTCATGGCTCCGCTGCAGGAGAAGGTGGTGTTCGGCATGTTCTTCCTGGGAGCCGTgctctgcctctccttctcctggcTCTTCCACACCGTCTACTGCCACTCCGAGAAAGTCTCGCGCACCTTCtccaa gttggaCTACTCTGGCATAGCGCTGCTGATCATGGGCTCGTTTGTGCCGTGGCTGTACTACTCGTTCTACTGCTCGCCCCAGCCGCGGCTCATCTACCTCACCATCGTGTGTGTGCTCGGCATCGCCGCCATCGTGGTGGCCCAGTGGGACCGCTTCTCCACGCCACGCCACCGCCCCACtagagcag GAGTGTTCATGGGCCTGGGTCTGAGTGGCATAGTTCCCACGATGCACTTCACCATCGAGGAGGGCTTTGTGAAGGCCACGACGGTGGGCCAGATGGGCTGGTTCTACCTGATGGGGGCCATGTACATCACCGGCGCCGGCCTCTACGCCGCACGCATCCCCGAGCGCTACTTCCCCGGGAAGTGCGACATCCTG TTCCACTCTCACCAGATCTTCCATGtgctggtggtggcggcggccttCATCCACTTCTACGGCGTCTCCAACCTGCAGGAGTTCCGCTACGGCCTGGAGGGCGGCTGCACCGACGACACTCTGCTCTGA
- the LOC134092364 gene encoding NADH-cytochrome b5 reductase 3: protein MRAPVSTVVVVAAGVVVVAAAGIVGYYFYGRKKKPLVTLLDPTVKYQLRLIDKEVLSHDTRKFRFALPSEEHILGLPVGKHVYLSARIDGNLVVRPYTPVSSDDDHGFVDLVVKIYFRNVHPKFPEGGKMSQHLEGLRVGDVVDFRGPGGLLEYQSTGTFAVQPDKKSPPETKSASTLGLIAGGTGITPMLQLVRAIIKDPSDRTICHLLFANQTEKDILLRDELEEIQARHPDRFKLWFTVDRAPEGWEYSQGFISADMIQEHLPPPSDDCMMLMCGPPPMIQFACNPNLDKLGYRQSQRFAY from the exons ATGAGAGCCCCTGTG tcgacggtggtggtggtggcggcgggggtggtggtggtggccgcTGCTGGCATTGTAGGGTATTATTTCTATGGCCGGAAGAAGAAGCCTTTGGTCACCCTGCTCGACCCCACAGTCAAATACCAGCTCAGGCTCATCGACAAGGAG GTGCTCAGCCATGATACTCGCAAGTTTCGCTTCGCCCTCCCCAGCGAGGAGCACATCCTGGGCCTGCCCGTAG GGAAGCATGTGTACCTGTCTGCGCGTATCGATGGCAACCTGGTGGTGCGCCCGTACACACCCGTGTCCAGCGACGACGACCACGGATTTGTGGACTTGGTGGTGAAG ATCTACTTCCGGAATGTGCACCCCAAGTTCCCCGAGGGGGGCAAGATGTCTCAGCACCTGGAGGGACTGCGTGTGGGAGACGTCGTCGACTTCAGAGGGCCGGGGGGGCTGCTGGAGTACCAGAGCACCG GTACATTTGCGGTCCAGCCAGATAAGAAGTCTCCCCCGGAGACCAAGTCTGCGTCCACGCTGGGGCTCATCGCCGGGGGAACAG gtatcaCTCCTATGCTGCAGCTGGTGAGGGCCATCATTAAGGACCCCAGCGACCGGACCATATGCCATCTGCTGTTTgccaaccag ACTGAGAAGGACATTCTGCTTCGAGATGAGCTGGAGGAGATTCAAGCCAGACACCCAGACCGCTTCAAGCTATGGTTCACCGTGGACCGTGCTCccgaag GCTGGGAGTACAGTCAGGGCTTCATCAGCGCAGACATGATCCAGGAgcacctgcccccccccagTGACGACTGCATGATGCTGATGTGCGGCCCCCCCCCCATGATCCAGTTCGCCTGCAACCCCAACCTGGACAAGCTGGGCTACCGACAGAGCCAACGCTTCGCCTACTAG